DNA from uncultured Cohaesibacter sp.:
GTCCGAACAGGATCTTGGCTTCATGCTGCTCGAAGCCTGCGAGGTGCACTGCCTCGAAATAGGCCGAGATGCGATCCGCTTCCTTGATTCGTTTCTTCAACTCCTTGCCCGGGTGGGGCGGCAGGCCAAAGCGCAGGTGGATCGCGGCTTCCAACCGTTCCTCGATATGCTTGTATCCGGCTCCAATCGCCGATTTGAACGGCGAAATCATGTCGCCGATCACATATTCAGGCCCATCGTGCAAAAGCGCCATCAACGCGGCTTCGACCGGCAGCTTGGGGAATTTGTACCTCAGAATCATTTCGACGATCAGGCTGTGCTGGGCAACCGAGAAGGGATGCTCGCCCACCGTCTGGCCATTCCACCGCGCGACCCTCGCAAGCCCGTGCGCGATGTCCTCGATTTCGATATCGAAAGGGGAGGGATCCAAGAGATCCAGTCTGCGCCCCGAAAGCATGCGTTGCCAGGCTCGCGGCATCTCCTGCTTTTGCACCATGGTCAGGTTTCCCCTTGAAGCTCGGGTTTCGGTGTCAGAGACCGTTTCGAAGCAGTCTCACTGGGACATGCAAAGCGGTGTAACGCAATGAGCTGCAGAATGAAATGGTCTGAAGCCACAAGCCCTCAAGTTATTGACGAGCCATCATTCAATTCACTCCTGCCATGCCTCCTCAAGCCCATCTTGTCGGGCGATTGGGCCTACCGCAAATTCTCCGATTTAAAGCTGAGTATGTTTTTCAACAATTAATGGACGCGCGGGCGGGTTCGAATTTGTTGAGAATTAAATGCAACAAAAAAAGGAACTTACAGTGCA
Protein-coding regions in this window:
- a CDS encoding HD family hydrolase, with protein sequence MVQKQEMPRAWQRMLSGRRLDLLDPSPFDIEIEDIAHGLARVARWNGQTVGEHPFSVAQHSLIVEMILRYKFPKLPVEAALMALLHDGPEYVIGDMISPFKSAIGAGYKHIEERLEAAIHLRFGLPPHPGKELKKRIKEADRISAYFEAVHLAGFEQHEAKILFGHPEDLTEEQLPIKPWSTQQAQDAFLERFHSLHDLLGT